The genome window GTCACAGGATGTAGGCCATGCTCCCTCAGGTTTATGCACCAGAGCAGTTACATAGATATACGGTATCGTTGTCAGGTAAGGATTCTTCCTTATCTCTTCTGAAGACAAAATTTCTTCTACTGTTACTATTGTTCTTTCTGCTGCCTGTGCCATAAGCACATCTTCAAACGGGGGACCAACTGTTATAATGTTTCCATACCTGTCTGCACCATGAGCATGAATAAGAGCAACATCAGGTTTTATTGCTTTTACCGCAACAAGGTGCTGTCCCGTAAAAGGGCAGCTTATCTCTTTCATATTTTTGTTTACCTTCAAAACATCGGATTCAAGCATTCCTCCAATAGGCAGGAAAGGAACACCCATTTTCGCAGCTCTTAAGGCAGAGATAATGGAATAACAGGCGTGTTCATCTACCTCAACTTCTCCCTTTTCGATTTTCCTTCTAAAATTCATAGCCAAACCAAATTCTTCCAGAGATACCATAGCGAATGAAACCTTTTTTACACAATTTGCCCCTATCAGTATGTCGAAATCCATGCCCTTTTCTCTGCCTACGATGTGGAGATTTTTCTTGTTTTGCCTTATAACTTCTCTTATCAAAGCCATAGGCAAACGATTTCTTCCACAGCCACCAATAGCAACTGTGTCTCCATTCTGAATAAACCGACTTATTGTTTCCTTCAGATCCATAAGTTTTTCTTGCATGTCTTTTATTTACTCCATTGAAAGCAGGTTAAACAATGATTCGAAATCTTCCAATTTTTCAATGTTCCACAATATATTTAACATCTCATTTATTCTGTTTTTATCTATCATGTTTTTCACATTGCTTCTGAATTTTTCTTCAACTTCAG of Deltaproteobacteria bacterium contains these proteins:
- a CDS encoding CoA transferase subunit A, whose amino-acid sequence is MQEKLMDLKETISRFIQNGDTVAIGGCGRNRLPMALIREVIRQNKKNLHIVGREKGMDFDILIGANCVKKVSFAMVSLEEFGLAMNFRRKIEKGEVEVDEHACYSIISALRAAKMGVPFLPIGGMLESDVLKVNKNMKEISCPFTGQHLVAVKAIKPDVALIHAHGADRYGNIITVGPPFEDVLMAQAAERTIVTVEEILSSEEIRKNPYLTTIPYIYVTALVHKPEGAWPTSCDGFYDSDDEHIKLYAQATKTEEGFKEYLDKYCFEKEE